One Chromatiaceae bacterium genomic region harbors:
- a CDS encoding RnfABCDGE type electron transport complex subunit D, whose amino-acid sequence MPRIIEIRTSPHLKRARTVPQIMRTVVLALLPICAYAIFQFGLSALLLLITTTGVAMATEYLFSRLSDRGNSLGDWSVVITGLLLGLTLPPGFPLWMAAVAAFVGVGLGKSLFGGLGFNVMNAALVGRAFAQAAFPVAITTWTPGFAPGRFLELIPSTLTPPLMKPIPVTDWLAGLGIDGFTGATAMALQKFQQIEANTWDLFLGLVPGSAGETSAVLILVCGLYLAFQRMLDWRIPVGVMAGAVLIALPLWLYDGHLYPTPWFVLFSGGLMLGAWFMASDMVGSPETPWGALLYGLFIGALTVVIRLFGGLTEGIMYAILLANAAAPLLAAATQPRVYGAKKEGRS is encoded by the coding sequence ATGCCCAGAATTATCGAGATCCGCACCTCCCCGCACCTGAAGCGGGCCAGGACCGTGCCGCAGATCATGCGCACCGTAGTCCTGGCCCTCTTGCCCATCTGCGCCTACGCCATCTTCCAGTTTGGACTGAGCGCCCTGCTCCTGCTGATCACCACCACCGGCGTGGCCATGGCCACCGAGTATCTTTTCTCGCGCCTCTCCGACCGGGGCAATAGCCTGGGGGACTGGAGCGTGGTCATCACCGGCCTGCTCCTCGGCCTGACCCTGCCGCCGGGCTTTCCCCTCTGGATGGCGGCGGTGGCGGCCTTTGTCGGCGTCGGCCTGGGCAAGTCCCTGTTCGGCGGTCTTGGCTTCAATGTCATGAACGCGGCCCTGGTGGGTCGCGCCTTCGCCCAGGCGGCCTTTCCGGTCGCCATCACCACCTGGACCCCCGGCTTCGCCCCCGGCCGCTTCCTGGAGCTCATCCCCTCGACCCTGACCCCCCCACTCATGAAGCCCATCCCGGTCACGGACTGGCTGGCGGGTCTGGGCATCGACGGCTTTACCGGCGCCACCGCCATGGCCCTGCAGAAATTCCAGCAAATCGAGGCCAATACCTGGGACCTCTTCCTCGGCCTGGTGCCGGGCTCGGCGGGGGAGACCTCCGCCGTCCTCATCCTGGTCTGCGGCCTCTATCTCGCCTTTCAGCGCATGCTGGATTGGCGGATTCCCGTGGGCGTCATGGCCGGGGCCGTCCTCATCGCCCTGCCCCTCTGGCTTTATGATGGCCACCTCTATCCCACGCCCTGGTTCGTTCTCTTTTCCGGCGGCCTCATGCTAGGGGCCTGGTTCATGGCCAGCGACATGGTCGGGTCGCCGGAGACGCCCTGGGGCGCCCTCCTCTATGGCCTCTTCATCGGCGCCCTCACCGTCGTTATCCGCCTCTTCGGGGGCCTCACGGAAGGCATCATGTACGCCATCCTGCTCGCCAACGCCGCCGCGCCCCTGCTGGCCGCCGCGACCCAGCCACGGGTCTATGGCGCCAAAAAGGAGGGCCGGTCATGA
- the rsxC gene encoding electron transport complex subunit RsxC: protein MGLLNLFSSRKTFDHGIHPVEHKEQTADKPIRRLSFAPELVLPLSQHRGAPSRPIVKAGQEVVRGEPIAEADGFFSVPIHAPADGVIRAIDLAPTAEGPRIPAIFLKVHRASNQEILYDLPRHLSVLTPDELIDAVRSSGLVGLGGAAFPSHVKMKPPEGRRIETLVVNGCECEPYLTCDHRVMLEQPASIMAGIRIAMRATGATRAVIGVEDNKPDAMAKLREHLPLDIQVTVEAVETKYPQGAEKILIKSLFGREVPAGGLPADLGIAVYNVGTLAQMGDLLPLSRGLIERVVTVSGPGVLKPGNYRVPIGTPLRFLLEQTKMTDQAHEVILGGPMMGMSVASLEVPVTKAVSGVVVLDVEHPDLAHRQVLPCIRCSACLEACPVNLNPSMLGQLAQHRDYDRMAREYYLDQCFECGCCAYVCPSNIPLTQYFRIAKAINRDQKKKVH, encoded by the coding sequence ATGGGCCTCTTGAATCTCTTCAGCTCGCGCAAGACCTTCGACCACGGCATCCATCCCGTGGAGCATAAGGAGCAGACCGCGGACAAGCCCATCCGGCGCCTGTCCTTCGCCCCGGAACTGGTGCTGCCCCTGTCCCAGCACCGGGGGGCGCCCTCCCGACCCATCGTCAAGGCCGGCCAGGAAGTGGTACGCGGCGAACCCATCGCCGAGGCCGATGGCTTCTTCTCCGTGCCCATCCATGCCCCCGCCGATGGCGTCATCCGCGCCATCGACCTGGCGCCCACGGCGGAAGGGCCCCGGATTCCCGCCATCTTCCTCAAGGTGCATCGCGCCTCGAACCAGGAAATCCTCTACGACCTGCCCCGCCATCTGTCGGTGCTGACGCCAGACGAACTCATCGATGCCGTCCGCTCCTCCGGCCTGGTGGGGCTAGGCGGCGCCGCCTTCCCTAGCCACGTCAAGATGAAGCCCCCGGAGGGGCGCAGGATCGAGACGCTGGTGGTGAACGGCTGCGAATGCGAGCCCTATCTCACCTGCGACCACCGGGTCATGCTGGAGCAGCCGGCCAGCATCATGGCGGGCATCCGGATCGCCATGCGGGCGACCGGGGCGACCCGGGCCGTGATCGGGGTCGAGGACAACAAGCCCGACGCCATGGCCAAGCTGCGGGAACACCTGCCCCTGGATATCCAGGTCACCGTCGAGGCGGTCGAGACCAAATACCCCCAGGGCGCCGAAAAAATCCTGATCAAAAGCCTCTTTGGCCGGGAGGTGCCCGCGGGGGGCCTGCCGGCGGATCTGGGCATCGCCGTTTACAACGTCGGCACCCTGGCCCAGATGGGCGACCTCCTGCCGCTCAGCCGCGGTCTCATCGAGCGCGTGGTAACCGTGAGCGGCCCCGGGGTCCTCAAGCCGGGCAATTACCGGGTCCCCATTGGCACGCCGCTGCGTTTCCTGCTCGAACAAACCAAGATGACCGACCAGGCCCACGAGGTCATCCTCGGCGGCCCCATGATGGGCATGTCGGTGGCCTCCCTGGAGGTGCCGGTGACCAAGGCCGTCTCCGGCGTCGTGGTCCTGGATGTCGAACATCCTGATCTGGCCCACCGCCAGGTCTTGCCCTGCATCCGCTGCTCGGCCTGCCTGGAGGCCTGCCCCGTCAACCTGAATCCCTCCATGCTGGGCCAACTGGCCCAGCACCGGGACTACGACCGCATGGCCAGGGAGTATTATCTAGATCAGTGTTTCGAGTGTGGCTGCTGCGCCTACGTCTGCCCCTCCAACATCCCCCTGACCCAGTACTTCCGTATTGCCAAGGCCATCAACCGCGACCAGAAGAAAAAGGTTCACTGA
- a CDS encoding 2-oxoacid:acceptor oxidoreductase family protein, which produces MFGKKDEKPYKYPGVRQAMDGNSAVILCEREASDAAGAYPITPSTQMGEYWAEEVAKGHLNISGKPLIFVEPESEHAAAAVTAGMSMTGLRATNFSSAQGVAFMHESLYGAVGKRLPYVLNMGCRAITKASLNVHCAHDDYHCIDDTGFFQVFGKNTQEAADLNLIARKVAELSLTPAVVAQDGFLTTHLIEPLMVPERALVAEFLGRPADIIPCPTPAQKLVYGETRRRIPEVWDVDKPMVSGPVQNQDAYMQAVAAQRPYFFQHIAALADQAMDEYHALTGRRYRRVRGYRMDDAEYVILGQGSMILQAEAVADYLRETRKLKVGVVNLTMFRPFPGDLLGPILKGRQGVAVLERTDQPLAEDLPIMREVRAALTKCLENGGIGRDERPPFPTYATYKSGDMPRLYSGCYGLGSRDLQPEGLIAAIENMLPTGRRQRFFYLSIDFMREATDPKEEIRLQALSEAYPDAMNLALKGSENPNLLPKGAITVRLHSVGGWGAVTTGKNLAMTLYDLLGFDIRANPKYGSEKKGQPTTYFLSAAPEAIRLNCEYTYVDVVMSPDPNVFTHSNPISGLKKGGVFIIQSSLNTAEAVWATFPIQARRFIIDNEIKVFYVDGFKIARDEASDVELQFRMQGNAFQGAFFAASPLMERAGLDENGLFQAIEDQLRSKFGGKGERVVQDNLRVVRRGFDEIIEIKDKPFSTGQLIPHKTPKLPIMLKQLPEGDGFISDVHRFWRQTGYFYATGRGNSNLADPYLALSLMPVATGVYRDMTQIRFDYPKFLPENCTACGGCFATCPDSAIPGLVNTVADIFNTAIQRVEKGMPTQYLRRETRKVEKRLRELLEGAGESASTHVLLDQAVLETLAASELGGEQKAALEKEMGLFLTALADFQLAVTKPYWTNREKKEKGSGGLFSITINPYTCKGCMECIEVCEDGALVAEPQTEQAIAEMQARWGFWLNLPTTHPDFIRIDDLNEKVGALETLLLDKSNYQSMVSGDGACMGCGEKTVIHLFTGTVTALMQPRIKQHLAELDDLINRLETHVRLKLASCVDLTNTAAIAKVLDDNQDKDITLGDLSAQLDQGHKAHPVDPEWLGWVTKLLGQLRDLKGRYTDAQPRAEMGVINSTGCTSVWGSTYPYNPYPFPWTSHLFQDSPSVAMGIFEGHMGKMAEGFKALRMARIELDKGYQAAEHQAFMTYFNWKNFTEEEWRLCPPVVSIGGDGAMYDIGFQNLSRALMSGMPIKVLVLDTQAYSNTGGQSCTSGFIGQVADMAPYGKVWKGKTEIRKEMGLIGMAHRTSFVLQGSISHMSHLLEGYIDGLNSHRPALFNIYAVCQPEHGVPDDSSERQSRLAVESRAYPLFRYDPDAGTTFEECCSIEGNPNLEDDWISWAVQYQDEAGKAQRMEVPMTFADFAMTEGRFRKHFRKAPPETWNDAMVPLHEFLDLDTEEREDKFPFIWGVDGKNRLMRALVSHELVLSCEERRGFWRQLRGLVGLDHPFDEEMVRNQAKAEIAQKLTSSLLALALGGAGAGVLADFAPNSGGNGTSVAASGTPGAAAGWEPVWIESPECTACDECMNINPKLFAYNAQKQAIVLDPKAGPFKDIVKAAEKCTASCIHPGTPFNPAEKDLEKLVARAAKYQ; this is translated from the coding sequence ATATTCGGAAAAAAAGACGAGAAGCCCTACAAGTATCCCGGCGTCCGCCAGGCGATGGACGGCAACAGCGCCGTCATCCTCTGCGAGCGCGAGGCCTCGGACGCCGCCGGTGCCTACCCCATCACCCCCTCCACCCAGATGGGCGAGTATTGGGCCGAGGAGGTCGCCAAGGGTCACCTCAACATCTCCGGCAAGCCCCTCATCTTCGTCGAACCCGAGTCCGAGCACGCCGCCGCGGCCGTCACCGCCGGTATGTCCATGACCGGCCTGCGCGCCACCAACTTCTCCTCGGCCCAGGGCGTGGCCTTCATGCACGAATCCCTGTACGGCGCCGTCGGCAAGCGCCTGCCCTACGTGCTCAACATGGGTTGTCGCGCCATCACCAAGGCCAGCCTCAACGTCCACTGCGCCCACGACGACTATCACTGCATCGATGACACCGGCTTCTTCCAGGTGTTCGGCAAGAACACCCAGGAAGCGGCGGACCTCAATCTCATCGCCCGCAAGGTCGCGGAACTCTCCCTGACCCCGGCGGTCGTGGCCCAGGACGGTTTCCTCACCACCCACCTGATCGAACCCCTGATGGTTCCCGAGCGGGCCCTGGTGGCGGAGTTCCTCGGCCGTCCCGCGGACATCATCCCCTGCCCGACCCCGGCCCAGAAGCTGGTCTATGGCGAGACCCGCCGCCGCATACCCGAGGTCTGGGATGTGGACAAGCCCATGGTGTCGGGTCCGGTACAGAATCAGGATGCCTACATGCAGGCGGTCGCCGCCCAGCGGCCCTACTTCTTTCAGCATATCGCCGCCCTCGCCGACCAGGCGATGGATGAGTACCACGCCCTCACCGGCCGCCGTTATCGGCGCGTCCGGGGCTACCGGATGGATGACGCCGAATACGTCATTCTGGGTCAGGGCAGCATGATCCTCCAGGCCGAGGCCGTGGCCGACTACCTGCGCGAGACCCGCAAACTCAAGGTAGGCGTGGTCAATCTCACCATGTTCCGTCCCTTCCCCGGCGACCTCCTCGGCCCCATCCTCAAGGGCCGGCAAGGCGTGGCCGTGCTGGAAAGAACCGACCAGCCCCTGGCGGAGGATCTGCCCATCATGCGGGAGGTCCGCGCCGCCCTCACCAAGTGCCTGGAGAATGGCGGCATCGGCCGCGACGAGCGCCCGCCTTTCCCCACCTACGCCACCTACAAGTCGGGTGACATGCCCCGCCTCTACTCGGGCTGCTACGGCCTGGGTTCCCGGGATCTCCAGCCCGAGGGGCTGATCGCCGCCATCGAGAACATGCTGCCCACGGGCCGCCGCCAGCGGTTCTTCTATCTGTCGATCGACTTCATGCGCGAGGCGACGGACCCCAAGGAAGAGATCCGCCTCCAGGCCCTGAGCGAGGCCTATCCAGACGCCATGAACCTGGCCCTCAAGGGCAGCGAGAACCCGAACCTGCTCCCCAAGGGCGCCATCACGGTGCGCCTGCACTCGGTGGGCGGCTGGGGCGCGGTGACCACGGGCAAGAACCTGGCCATGACCCTCTACGACCTGCTGGGCTTCGACATCCGCGCCAACCCCAAATACGGTTCCGAGAAAAAGGGGCAGCCCACCACCTACTTCCTGTCCGCCGCCCCCGAGGCCATCCGCCTCAACTGCGAATACACCTATGTTGACGTGGTGATGTCGCCGGACCCCAACGTCTTCACCCATTCCAATCCCATCTCGGGTCTGAAAAAGGGGGGCGTCTTCATCATCCAGTCCAGCCTGAACACCGCCGAGGCGGTGTGGGCCACCTTCCCCATCCAGGCGCGGCGCTTCATCATCGACAACGAGATTAAGGTCTTCTACGTCGATGGCTTCAAGATCGCCCGTGACGAGGCCTCCGACGTGGAACTCCAGTTCCGCATGCAGGGCAATGCCTTCCAGGGCGCCTTCTTCGCCGCCTCGCCACTGATGGAGCGCGCCGGCCTCGACGAGAATGGTCTCTTCCAGGCCATCGAGGACCAGTTAAGGTCCAAATTTGGCGGCAAGGGCGAGCGCGTGGTGCAGGACAACCTGCGCGTGGTGCGCCGCGGCTTCGACGAGATCATCGAGATCAAGGACAAGCCCTTCTCCACCGGCCAGCTCATCCCGCACAAGACGCCCAAGTTGCCCATCATGCTCAAGCAACTGCCGGAGGGCGATGGCTTTATCTCCGACGTCCACCGCTTCTGGCGGCAGACCGGTTACTTCTACGCCACGGGCCGCGGTAACAGCAACCTGGCGGACCCCTACCTGGCCCTGAGCCTGATGCCGGTCGCCACCGGCGTCTATCGGGACATGACCCAGATCCGCTTCGATTATCCCAAGTTCTTGCCCGAGAACTGCACCGCCTGCGGCGGTTGCTTCGCCACCTGCCCGGACAGCGCCATTCCTGGTCTGGTCAATACCGTCGCGGATATCTTCAACACCGCCATCCAGCGGGTTGAGAAGGGCATGCCCACCCAGTACCTTCGCCGCGAGACCCGCAAGGTCGAGAAGCGCTTGCGGGAATTGCTGGAAGGGGCGGGCGAGAGCGCCAGCACCCACGTCCTGCTCGACCAGGCGGTGCTGGAGACCCTGGCCGCCTCCGAGCTGGGAGGTGAGCAGAAGGCGGCCCTGGAGAAGGAGATGGGCCTCTTCCTGACGGCCCTGGCCGACTTTCAGCTCGCCGTTACCAAGCCCTACTGGACCAACCGCGAAAAGAAGGAAAAGGGCAGCGGCGGCCTCTTCAGCATCACCATCAATCCCTACACCTGCAAGGGCTGCATGGAGTGTATCGAGGTCTGCGAGGACGGCGCCCTGGTGGCCGAGCCCCAAACCGAACAGGCGATCGCCGAGATGCAGGCCCGGTGGGGCTTCTGGCTCAACCTGCCGACCACCCATCCCGACTTCATCCGCATCGACGACCTCAACGAGAAGGTCGGTGCCCTGGAGACCCTGCTCCTCGACAAGTCCAATTATCAATCCATGGTCTCCGGCGACGGCGCCTGCATGGGCTGCGGCGAGAAGACGGTCATCCACCTCTTCACCGGCACCGTCACCGCCCTGATGCAGCCGCGCATCAAGCAGCACCTGGCGGAGCTCGACGACCTCATCAACCGGCTGGAGACCCATGTCCGGCTCAAGCTGGCGTCCTGCGTGGACCTCACCAACACCGCCGCCATCGCCAAGGTGCTGGATGACAACCAGGACAAGGACATCACCCTTGGCGACCTCTCCGCCCAGCTCGATCAGGGCCACAAGGCGCATCCCGTCGATCCCGAGTGGCTCGGTTGGGTGACCAAGCTGCTGGGCCAGTTGCGCGACCTCAAGGGCCGCTACACCGACGCCCAGCCTCGCGCGGAGATGGGCGTGATCAACTCCACCGGCTGTACCTCGGTCTGGGGTTCGACCTACCCCTACAATCCCTACCCCTTCCCCTGGACCAGCCACCTCTTCCAGGATTCACCCTCGGTCGCCATGGGCATCTTCGAGGGCCACATGGGCAAGATGGCCGAGGGCTTCAAGGCCCTGCGCATGGCCCGGATCGAGTTGGACAAGGGCTACCAGGCCGCCGAACACCAGGCCTTCATGACCTATTTCAACTGGAAGAATTTCACCGAGGAGGAGTGGCGCCTCTGCCCGCCCGTGGTGAGCATCGGCGGCGACGGCGCCATGTACGACATCGGCTTCCAGAACCTGTCCCGCGCCCTCATGTCCGGCATGCCCATCAAGGTCCTGGTCCTCGATACCCAGGCCTATTCCAACACCGGCGGCCAATCCTGCACCTCCGGCTTCATCGGCCAGGTCGCGGACATGGCCCCCTATGGCAAGGTGTGGAAGGGCAAGACCGAGATCCGCAAGGAGATGGGCCTCATCGGCATGGCCCATCGCACCAGCTTCGTGCTCCAGGGTTCCATCTCCCATATGAGCCATCTGCTGGAGGGCTACATCGACGGCCTCAACAGCCACCGCCCGGCCCTGTTCAACATCTACGCGGTCTGCCAGCCGGAACACGGCGTCCCCGACGACAGCTCCGAGCGCCAGAGCCGCCTGGCGGTGGAGTCCCGGGCCTATCCCCTCTTCCGCTACGACCCGGATGCGGGCACCACCTTCGAGGAGTGCTGCTCCATCGAGGGCAACCCCAACCTCGAGGACGACTGGATCTCCTGGGCCGTCCAGTACCAGGACGAGGCCGGCAAGGCACAGCGCATGGAAGTACCCATGACCTTCGCCGACTTCGCCATGACCGAGGGCCGCTTCCGTAAGCACTTCCGCAAGGCCCCGCCGGAGACCTGGAACGACGCCATGGTGCCTCTGCATGAGTTCCTGGACCTGGACACCGAGGAGCGGGAGGACAAATTCCCCTTCATTTGGGGCGTGGATGGCAAGAATCGCCTGATGCGTGCCCTGGTGTCCCATGAGCTGGTCCTCTCCTGCGAGGAGCGGCGGGGCTTCTGGCGGCAACTGCGCGGCCTGGTGGGACTGGACCACCCCTTCGACGAGGAGATGGTGCGCAATCAGGCCAAGGCCGAGATCGCCCAAAAGCTGACTTCCAGCCTGCTCGCCCTAGCCCTGGGCGGTGCCGGGGCCGGAGTCCTGGCGGACTTCGCCCCCAATTCGGGCGGCAACGGCACGAGCGTGGCCGCCTCTGGCACACCCGGAGCCGCGGCTGGCTGGGAGCCGGTCTGGATCGAGAGCCCCGAGTGCACGGCCTGCGACGAGTGCATGAACATCAACCCCAAGCTGTTCGCCTACAACGCCCAGAAGCAGGCCATCGTCCTGGACCCCAAGGCCGGCCCCTTTAAGGACATCGTTAAGGCGGCGGAGAAGTGCACCGCCAGTTGCATCCACCCCGGCACGCCCTTCAACCCGGCGGAGAAGGATCTGGAGAAGCTCGTCGCCCGGGCGGCCAAATATCAATAG
- a CDS encoding RnfABCDGE type electron transport complex subunit B: MVSIFVAVAFMSVLGLMLASILVVANKRLFVFEDPRIDQVEELLPHANCGACGTAGCRPFAELLVKREIEPGKCTVNSKDMNQVIANFLGVAMGNQEKQVARLACAGGSHVAYIRASYGGINSCRAAAMVSGGGKGCSWGCLGLGDCEQVCDFKAIHMNRYGLPIVSESDCTACNDCVEVCPKDLFSLQPVSHQLWVACKNREFGDEAEAECSVICTACGRCAQDSPEGLIEIRDNLAVIDYSKNSLASRVAIERCPTGAIVWLEKGGQIEKGKDARKVIRKEALKSANAKPLPVVRA, encoded by the coding sequence ATGGTGTCTATTTTCGTTGCCGTGGCCTTCATGAGCGTCCTGGGCCTGATGCTGGCTTCCATCCTGGTGGTGGCCAATAAACGCCTCTTTGTCTTCGAGGACCCCCGCATCGACCAGGTCGAGGAGTTGTTGCCCCACGCCAACTGCGGCGCCTGCGGTACGGCGGGCTGTCGGCCCTTTGCCGAACTCCTGGTCAAGCGGGAGATCGAGCCCGGCAAGTGCACGGTCAACTCCAAGGATATGAACCAGGTCATCGCCAACTTTCTGGGCGTGGCCATGGGCAACCAGGAGAAACAGGTCGCCCGCCTGGCCTGCGCCGGAGGTTCCCACGTCGCCTACATCCGCGCCTCCTACGGCGGCATCAATTCCTGCCGGGCCGCGGCCATGGTCTCTGGGGGTGGCAAAGGCTGTTCCTGGGGTTGCCTGGGGTTGGGTGACTGCGAGCAAGTCTGTGACTTCAAAGCGATTCACATGAACCGCTATGGCCTGCCAATCGTCAGCGAATCCGATTGCACGGCCTGCAATGATTGCGTCGAGGTCTGCCCCAAGGACCTCTTCAGCCTGCAACCCGTCAGCCACCAGCTCTGGGTCGCCTGCAAAAACCGGGAATTCGGGGATGAGGCCGAGGCCGAATGCAGCGTCATCTGCACCGCCTGCGGCCGCTGCGCCCAGGACTCTCCCGAGGGTCTGATCGAGATCCGCGACAACCTGGCGGTCATCGATTACTCCAAAAACAGCCTCGCCTCCCGCGTCGCCATTGAGCGCTGCCCCACCGGCGCCATCGTCTGGCTGGAAAAGGGCGGCCAGATCGAGAAGGGCAAGGACGCGCGCAAGGTGATCCGCAAGGAGGCCCTCAAGTCCGCGAACGCCAAGCCACTGCCCGTGGTCCGGGCCTAG